The following are encoded in a window of Flavobacterium sp. WC2421 genomic DNA:
- a CDS encoding ATP-binding protein has translation MKEFVNEEEEELIALKKEHEEFVYIVSHDLKSPMRAITNITNWIEEDLEGISNNEVLANFSLLKNRVGRLEMMMNALLELSRVNNFDNEMYEFNIPRMIADCVELTKEKDKAEFHFLYTIENENSNSLGKKLQKVLTNLLDNAIRFHDKEKMNIFIEVNESATNYEFTIRDDGPGIPEEVKEKIFNMFYTVNSKDILETTGAGLTICNKIIKRVGGKMEYSPSIDRGSVFKFNWPK, from the coding sequence ATGAAGGAATTCGTAAACGAAGAAGAAGAGGAATTAATAGCTCTCAAAAAAGAACACGAAGAATTTGTTTATATCGTTTCCCACGATCTAAAAAGTCCCATGAGAGCTATCACTAATATTACTAATTGGATTGAAGAAGACCTAGAAGGAATTAGTAATAATGAGGTCTTGGCTAATTTTAGTTTGTTGAAAAATAGAGTTGGACGTCTAGAAATGATGATGAATGCTTTACTGGAACTTTCAAGAGTCAATAATTTTGATAATGAAATGTATGAGTTTAATATTCCTCGAATGATAGCGGATTGTGTCGAACTGACAAAAGAAAAAGATAAAGCTGAATTTCATTTTTTGTATACAATTGAAAATGAAAACAGCAATTCTTTAGGTAAGAAACTACAAAAAGTACTAACAAATCTTTTAGATAACGCAATCCGATTTCACGATAAAGAGAAAATGAATATCTTTATTGAAGTAAATGAATCAGCAACGAATTACGAGTTTACTATAAGAGACGATGGACCTGGAATTCCAGAAGAAGTTAAAGAAAAAATTTTCAATATGTTCTATACCGTTAATTCAAAGGACATTCTAGAAACTACAGGGGCAGGATTAACAATTTGCAATAAAATAATAAAAAGGGTAGGTGGTAAAATGGAGTATTCACCTAGTATTGATAGGGGATCCGTTTTTAAATTTAATTGGCCCAAATAA
- a CDS encoding 2-hydroxyacid dehydrogenase, with the protein MKILMYSTFDFEKPFIEKAKHGKLELVYTSKNLNHDTVDLAKGFEGISLFTSDIANSTMLEKLYHLGIKYIALRTVGHDHIDLKKARSLGIKVANVPEYSPFSIAEHAVALLMALNRKIVLGQKLMEMGDYRLDNLVGFDLHGKTVGIIGTGKIGSAFAKIMHGFGCTLLAYDPFINEELIQQTKIRYCNLEELCQSADVISIHCPLNVDSKYMFNKSIFSQMKKGVVFINTARGMIVNTEDLIEAINKGIISAVGLDVYDKERPIFFKNHISEKFTDHVYTILRSLPNVLITGHQGFLSNEALQGIANTTMANLNAWAYNSICENELEK; encoded by the coding sequence ATGAAAATATTAATGTACAGCACCTTCGACTTTGAAAAACCATTTATAGAAAAAGCTAAACATGGCAAGCTAGAATTAGTTTATACTTCTAAAAACCTAAACCATGATACAGTGGATCTAGCTAAAGGTTTTGAAGGGATATCTCTTTTTACATCAGATATTGCAAATAGTACAATGCTAGAAAAATTGTACCATTTGGGAATAAAATACATTGCTTTACGTACTGTGGGCCATGATCATATTGATTTAAAAAAAGCTAGGTCATTAGGAATAAAAGTTGCAAATGTGCCTGAATACTCCCCTTTTTCGATTGCTGAACATGCAGTTGCTTTACTTATGGCACTAAACAGGAAAATAGTTCTAGGTCAAAAACTAATGGAAATGGGAGATTATCGTTTGGATAATTTGGTAGGTTTTGATCTACATGGAAAGACAGTGGGCATTATTGGAACTGGAAAAATAGGTAGCGCTTTTGCTAAAATAATGCACGGATTTGGATGTACCCTTCTCGCCTATGATCCCTTTATAAATGAAGAACTGATTCAACAAACCAAAATTCGGTATTGTAATTTAGAAGAATTATGTCAAAGTGCAGATGTGATTTCCATCCATTGCCCATTGAATGTAGATTCTAAATATATGTTTAATAAATCCATTTTTTCTCAAATGAAAAAAGGGGTTGTTTTTATAAATACGGCGCGCGGAATGATTGTGAATACTGAGGATTTAATAGAGGCTATCAACAAAGGTATTATTAGCGCAGTAGGTCTTGATGTTTATGACAAAGAAAGACCTATCTTTTTTAAAAACCACATTAGTGAAAAATTTACGGATCATGTGTATACGATTCTTCGTTCTCTTCCCAACGTATTAATTACGGGGCATCAAGGGTTTTTATCTAACGAAGCCTTACAGGGAATCGCAAATACTACTATGGCCAATTTAAATGCTTGGGCGTACAATAGTATTTGTGAAAACGAACTTGAAAAATGA
- a CDS encoding OsmC family protein, with amino-acid sequence MQTYEVNLKCKDNRSGFLISSVFPQNSEKETPLELPKTMKDIWSPEHLLLSSLNSCLMTTFLSKAENANIQFVSFESSSSCSIEVIKGKNIISEITLRPKVVIPYFQNPEQVKYILEMSKNSCLISNIIKTNIRLEPEVSIELTLISKEEKYDFG; translated from the coding sequence ATGCAGACTTACGAAGTAAATTTAAAATGTAAAGACAATAGAAGCGGATTTTTAATTTCATCCGTATTTCCTCAAAATTCAGAAAAAGAGACACCGCTTGAGTTACCAAAAACGATGAAAGATATCTGGTCTCCCGAGCATTTATTGCTTTCCTCTTTAAACAGCTGTCTAATGACTACTTTTTTATCCAAAGCCGAAAATGCTAATATTCAATTTGTAAGTTTTGAAAGTAGTTCCAGCTGTTCTATTGAAGTCATAAAAGGAAAAAATATAATAAGTGAAATTACGCTAAGACCAAAAGTAGTTATTCCCTATTTCCAAAATCCAGAACAGGTTAAATACATTTTGGAAATGAGCAAAAATTCCTGTTTGATTTCAAACATCATTAAAACAAATATTAGATTAGAACCCGAAGTAAGTATTGAACTCACACTCATTTCTAAAGAAGAAAAATATGATTTTGGATAA
- a CDS encoding PAS domain S-box protein produces the protein MKELPTPSNEKDRLQALESYLVMDSLTEKEFDSITKLASYICDTPISLVSLLDKDRQWFKSSVGLKAKETPKAISFCQYAIMGDEVYEVQNALEDTLFSDNPLVTGNPDIRFYAGAPLKDHEGFNLGTLCVIDTIPRTLTDMQKNALQLLANQVINLLQLRRKNMQLILAQKEFKNFLELSKDMVGIANSDGLFVSVNPAFTTVLGYSKEELGKTPFINFVHPEDLDKTYKEVEKLARGEKTISFENRYRTKKGEYVGLSWNASPDPVTGNLYCIARDMTIENRHKEELLSTTTDLKAILNATEFSIISSDLDGVIKQFNRGAEKLLGYKAEDVEGKITPEIFHIKEEVVKRAEELSIELGRVIEPGYDTFVVKAREFGIADSQEWSYVRKDGTTFPMRLSVTAIKSNEGEVTGYLGIAKDISKEKEAELNLLNSNMLLDESENIAKIGSWKFNLVTKDLMLSKGQSIIFELDNVPDGKLYESYRGRIHKDDLVLLDELDKKIIKTGEDYNTNYRILLPENRIKYISEIGRPFKNTKGEIVGLQGSVQDVTEKTIAEQKIQEKSKEVNDIRAALDESAIVSVTDLNGVFTYVNDNFCAISKFNKEELIGKNQRMISDYLSFEFAKSILRVVVNGGIWKGEIRNRAKDGSLYWEKTTIVPFLDTKGKIYQYIAISTDITEQKLAQENLNHALSDLEKNNKELDQFAYVVSHDLKAPLRAINNLAEWIVEDMPEMPEDVKNNLGLLRGRILRMENLINGVLDYSRIGRTQIEMETIDIKLMLDQIVETIVPNKDFEVSIADKIPQIFDAKILLYQVFSNIIGNAVKYNDKEIGKIECVYIELPDFHQFKISDNGPGIPKEYQERVFGVFQTIEARDKKESTGIGLSIVKKIIEEKGGDIYIESLESNGTSFIFTIPK, from the coding sequence ATGAAAGAATTACCTACTCCATCTAATGAAAAAGATAGGTTACAGGCACTAGAAAGTTATTTAGTAATGGATTCTTTGACTGAAAAAGAGTTTGATTCTATTACAAAATTGGCTTCTTATATTTGTGATACACCAATCTCATTAGTTAGCCTCTTAGATAAAGACAGACAATGGTTTAAATCAAGTGTTGGATTGAAAGCAAAAGAAACTCCAAAAGCTATTTCTTTTTGTCAATACGCTATAATGGGAGATGAGGTTTATGAAGTTCAAAATGCATTAGAGGATACATTATTTTCAGATAATCCATTAGTCACTGGAAATCCTGATATTCGGTTTTATGCGGGAGCACCGCTTAAGGATCATGAAGGATTTAATCTAGGAACACTTTGTGTAATTGATACTATACCAAGGACGCTCACGGATATGCAGAAAAATGCACTTCAATTATTAGCAAATCAAGTTATAAATTTACTACAGCTTCGTAGAAAAAACATGCAACTTATTCTAGCCCAAAAAGAGTTTAAAAACTTTTTAGAGTTATCGAAGGATATGGTTGGTATCGCCAATAGTGATGGGCTGTTCGTTAGTGTAAATCCTGCTTTTACTACTGTTTTGGGATATTCAAAAGAAGAATTGGGGAAAACCCCCTTTATAAATTTTGTTCATCCAGAAGATTTAGATAAAACTTACAAAGAAGTTGAAAAGCTCGCTAGAGGAGAAAAAACAATTAGTTTTGAAAATCGATATCGCACCAAAAAAGGAGAATATGTAGGACTTAGTTGGAATGCTTCTCCTGATCCAGTTACTGGCAATTTATATTGTATTGCTAGGGACATGACTATAGAAAATAGGCACAAAGAGGAGCTACTTTCTACTACAACTGATTTAAAAGCGATCCTAAATGCAACTGAATTTTCAATAATTTCTTCAGATCTCGATGGTGTTATTAAACAATTTAATAGAGGGGCCGAAAAACTCTTGGGTTATAAAGCGGAGGATGTCGAAGGTAAAATTACACCAGAAATCTTTCATATTAAGGAAGAAGTGGTAAAAAGAGCGGAAGAGTTATCTATTGAATTAGGAAGGGTAATCGAGCCTGGATATGACACATTTGTAGTGAAAGCTCGAGAATTTGGTATAGCTGATTCCCAAGAATGGTCGTATGTTAGAAAGGACGGCACCACTTTTCCTATGAGGTTATCAGTAACTGCCATTAAAAGTAATGAGGGTGAGGTAACTGGATATTTAGGAATAGCAAAAGATATTTCTAAAGAGAAAGAAGCTGAATTAAATCTATTAAATAGCAATATGTTATTAGATGAATCAGAAAACATCGCTAAAATTGGAAGTTGGAAATTTAATTTAGTAACAAAAGACCTGATGTTGTCTAAGGGACAATCTATAATATTTGAATTGGATAATGTACCTGATGGAAAACTTTATGAATCATATAGAGGTAGAATACATAAGGATGATTTAGTGTTATTAGATGAATTAGATAAAAAAATCATAAAAACGGGAGAAGATTACAATACAAATTATAGAATTTTATTACCAGAAAATAGAATAAAATATATATCAGAAATAGGAAGACCTTTTAAGAATACAAAGGGTGAAATAGTGGGGCTTCAAGGTTCAGTTCAAGATGTTACTGAAAAAACGATAGCAGAACAAAAGATTCAAGAAAAATCTAAAGAAGTAAATGATATTAGAGCGGCTTTAGATGAGTCAGCAATTGTGTCAGTGACAGATCTTAATGGAGTATTTACGTATGTAAATGATAATTTTTGCGCTATTTCAAAATTCAATAAAGAAGAACTGATAGGTAAAAATCAACGGATGATATCAGATTATCTTTCCTTCGAATTTGCAAAAAGTATTTTAAGAGTTGTTGTAAATGGAGGAATTTGGAAAGGGGAAATAAGAAATAGGGCAAAAGATGGATCACTTTATTGGGAAAAAACTACAATTGTTCCCTTTTTAGACACTAAAGGAAAGATCTATCAATATATAGCAATAAGTACAGATATAACCGAACAAAAATTAGCTCAAGAAAATTTAAATCATGCTTTAAGTGATTTAGAAAAAAACAATAAAGAGTTAGATCAATTTGCTTATGTTGTTTCGCATGATTTGAAAGCTCCTTTAAGAGCAATCAATAACCTTGCTGAATGGATTGTTGAAGATATGCCAGAAATGCCAGAGGATGTAAAAAATAATTTAGGATTATTACGTGGTCGTATATTGCGTATGGAAAACTTAATTAATGGGGTTTTGGATTATTCTAGAATTGGAAGAACCCAGATCGAAATGGAAACAATTGATATTAAGTTAATGTTGGACCAAATTGTAGAAACGATAGTTCCAAACAAGGATTTTGAAGTTTCGATTGCAGATAAAATACCACAAATTTTTGATGCCAAAATTTTATTGTATCAAGTTTTTAGTAATATTATTGGTAATGCGGTAAAATATAATGATAAAGAAATTGGTAAAATAGAATGTGTTTATATTGAATTACCTGATTTTCATCAATTTAAAATTAGCGATAACGGACCTGGAATTCCTAAAGAATATCAGGAAAGAGTATTTGGAGTTTTCCAAACAATTGAAGCAAGAGATAAAAAGGAAAGTACAGGAATTGGTTTGTCAATTGTAAAAAAAATAATCGAAGAAAAAGGAGGCGATATATATATTGAATCATTAGAAAGTAACGGAACAAGTTTTATTTTTACAATCCCTAAATAA
- the ppsA gene encoding phosphoenolpyruvate synthase, with protein MENSKLILFFDQISITDIEIVGGKNASLGEMYNQLNPLGVAIPNGFAVTANAYRFFRKKNHLEDTLNELLFSLDTKNYSNLSEIGKKARQIILSAKIPDTIKTEIDTAYQLLCKQTGIDNVGVAVRSSATAEDLPTASFAGQMESFLNISGKEQLWDALLHCYASLFTDRAIKYRHDMNFTKIDIAISVGVQQMVRSDKASSGVAFTIDPDTGFQNTIIINGCWGLGENIVKGTITPDEWMVFKPTLQNKNFNPILKKRCGRKEFTMIYTEKSKISSAENTIVNISTPIEKQNQYALNDSEVIQLAQWCKTIELHYKKPMDIEWAKDGINNQLYIVQARPETIYGTIKRKIREIYKLKEKGTLITQGIALGDKIASGKARILNNPQEGNLLLEGEILVTDMTNPDWDPIMKKASAIITNKGGRTSHAAIVARELGTVAVVGTGDATQCIKNGQLVTVSCAEGKEGNVYNGQLKWEVTEHDFSQLAMPETEPMFILADPERAFELSFYPNKGVGLMRMEFVISNVIKIHPLALCEPEKITDKTINAEIQTLTKGYQDGKKYFIDQLAEAVATVAAAFYPKEVIVRMSDFKSNEYANLIGGKYYEPKEENPMIGFRGASRYYSDFYRKGFALECKAMKKVRNQMGLKNVKLMIPFCRTIEEGEKVLAEMAKNGLTQGENNLEIYVMIEIPSNVILADEFATLFDGFSIGSNDLTQLTLGLDRDSELVSYLFSEQNLAVKTLIRETISAAKRNKIKVGLCGQAPSDIPKFAQFLVEEGIDSISFNPDALIKGIENILEAEKKNKVRL; from the coding sequence ATGGAAAATTCAAAACTTATTCTTTTTTTCGACCAAATTAGCATAACGGATATTGAAATTGTGGGAGGTAAAAATGCCTCATTAGGTGAAATGTATAATCAATTGAATCCTTTGGGTGTAGCTATTCCTAATGGTTTTGCTGTTACTGCCAATGCATATCGTTTTTTTAGAAAAAAAAACCATCTTGAAGACACCTTAAACGAATTACTCTTTTCACTTGATACAAAAAATTATTCGAATCTTTCCGAAATTGGGAAAAAAGCAAGGCAAATTATTTTATCAGCTAAGATTCCAGATACCATTAAAACTGAAATTGATACTGCATACCAATTGCTTTGTAAGCAAACAGGTATTGACAATGTAGGCGTAGCGGTCCGAAGTAGCGCAACTGCTGAGGATTTACCTACAGCTAGTTTTGCAGGGCAAATGGAGTCTTTTTTAAATATTTCAGGAAAGGAACAATTATGGGACGCTTTACTTCATTGCTATGCCTCCCTTTTTACAGATCGCGCCATTAAATACCGCCATGACATGAATTTTACTAAAATAGATATTGCTATTTCGGTAGGTGTTCAACAAATGGTTCGAAGTGATAAAGCATCATCCGGCGTGGCTTTTACCATCGATCCGGATACAGGTTTTCAAAATACAATTATCATTAATGGTTGTTGGGGATTAGGGGAAAACATTGTTAAGGGAACAATTACTCCAGATGAATGGATGGTTTTTAAACCCACTTTACAAAATAAAAACTTCAACCCTATACTAAAAAAACGTTGTGGAAGGAAAGAGTTCACCATGATTTATACCGAAAAATCAAAAATAAGCTCTGCCGAAAATACCATTGTAAATATCTCTACTCCAATAGAAAAACAAAACCAATATGCATTGAATGATAGTGAAGTAATACAACTAGCGCAATGGTGTAAAACAATAGAACTACATTACAAGAAACCAATGGATATTGAATGGGCAAAAGACGGTATAAATAATCAGTTATACATAGTGCAAGCAAGACCAGAAACCATTTATGGGACAATTAAAAGGAAAATAAGAGAAATTTATAAACTCAAGGAAAAAGGGACTTTAATAACGCAAGGAATAGCTCTTGGGGACAAAATTGCTAGCGGTAAAGCTCGAATTCTTAATAATCCTCAAGAAGGTAATTTATTACTTGAAGGTGAAATCCTAGTGACTGATATGACCAATCCCGACTGGGATCCAATAATGAAAAAAGCTTCGGCTATCATTACCAATAAAGGGGGGCGTACCAGCCACGCCGCGATTGTAGCTCGAGAACTAGGAACCGTTGCTGTGGTGGGAACTGGAGATGCAACTCAATGTATAAAAAACGGGCAATTAGTTACCGTTTCCTGCGCCGAAGGTAAAGAGGGCAATGTATATAATGGTCAGTTAAAATGGGAAGTGACTGAGCATGATTTTAGTCAATTAGCAATGCCCGAAACAGAGCCCATGTTTATCCTTGCTGATCCTGAGCGCGCGTTCGAGCTCAGTTTTTATCCAAATAAAGGTGTGGGTTTAATGCGAATGGAATTTGTCATTTCAAACGTTATAAAAATTCATCCATTGGCATTATGTGAACCTGAAAAAATAACTGATAAAACTATAAATGCAGAAATTCAAACACTTACAAAAGGCTATCAAGACGGCAAAAAATATTTTATAGATCAATTGGCCGAAGCTGTAGCTACTGTAGCCGCTGCATTCTACCCCAAAGAAGTTATTGTTCGCATGAGTGATTTTAAAAGCAATGAATATGCAAATCTTATTGGTGGAAAATATTACGAACCTAAAGAGGAAAATCCCATGATTGGTTTTCGTGGCGCCTCTCGTTATTACAGTGATTTTTATCGAAAAGGATTCGCTTTAGAGTGCAAAGCCATGAAAAAAGTGAGAAATCAAATGGGTTTAAAGAACGTGAAATTGATGATTCCTTTTTGCAGAACAATTGAGGAAGGGGAAAAAGTACTTGCCGAAATGGCAAAAAATGGCTTAACCCAAGGCGAAAACAATCTAGAAATTTATGTTATGATTGAAATTCCGAGTAATGTCATCTTAGCCGATGAATTTGCTACTCTTTTTGATGGATTTTCGATTGGGTCCAATGATTTAACACAACTTACATTGGGTTTAGACCGAGATTCTGAATTGGTAAGTTATTTATTTAGCGAACAAAATTTAGCTGTAAAAACTTTAATCAGAGAAACAATAAGTGCTGCCAAACGCAATAAGATAAAAGTGGGGCTTTGCGGTCAAGCCCCAAGTGATATTCCAAAATTCGCACAGTTTTTAGTCGAAGAAGGAATTGATAGTATTTCCTTTAATCCAGATGCCTTAATAAAAGGAATTGAAAATATATTGGAAGCCGAAAAGAAAAATAAAGTACGCCTATAA
- a CDS encoding M50 family metallopeptidase, with protein MKGSFKLGKVAGIGLFIHWTFSLLLLFIIFVNYRSGYNILQITWSIAFILSIFITVVLHELGHALAAKNYGIKTKDITLLPIGGLARLEKLPEKPIEELIVAFAGPMVNLFLALLTSFFVTVPENEELLMTQLSGGINSHNFLLNFLIVNLALAIFNLIPAFPMDGGRILRALLAFKFQRHTATKIAARIGQLLAIGFIFIGFFSNPFLIFIGIFVILGAQMETEYTASKYLLKGYTVRDVVMKQYQTIDANQPIKRAIELLLDSQSKIFLITANSQPVGTLNRDQIIIALSEKGENTPIVNAMNKNLVFLNIETLLADIFELVYHNKSNLMLVMENNQLVGTLDTENLLEFILIKEVKQKGAYAN; from the coding sequence ATGAAAGGATCATTTAAACTTGGAAAAGTAGCAGGAATTGGTTTGTTCATTCATTGGACCTTCTCATTACTACTCCTATTTATCATATTTGTCAATTACCGTTCAGGATATAATATCCTTCAAATAACGTGGTCTATTGCTTTTATTCTTTCTATATTTATTACTGTTGTTTTACATGAATTAGGTCATGCTTTAGCAGCAAAAAACTATGGAATTAAAACCAAAGATATTACGTTGCTTCCTATTGGCGGATTAGCCAGGTTAGAAAAACTTCCCGAAAAACCAATAGAAGAATTAATCGTTGCATTTGCTGGTCCGATGGTCAATCTTTTTTTGGCACTATTGACCAGTTTTTTTGTTACAGTACCCGAAAATGAAGAACTTCTTATGACTCAATTATCAGGAGGAATTAACTCGCACAACTTCCTCTTGAATTTCTTAATCGTTAATTTAGCGTTAGCTATTTTTAATTTAATTCCAGCATTCCCAATGGATGGAGGGCGCATTTTAAGAGCGCTCTTGGCATTTAAATTTCAACGACATACTGCAACTAAAATTGCAGCTCGAATAGGCCAATTATTAGCAATAGGTTTTATATTTATTGGTTTTTTCTCCAATCCGTTTTTAATTTTCATAGGCATTTTTGTCATTTTGGGTGCGCAAATGGAAACCGAATATACTGCCTCGAAATACCTTCTTAAAGGCTACACAGTGCGGGACGTAGTCATGAAACAATACCAAACTATTGATGCAAATCAACCCATAAAAAGAGCTATAGAATTACTTTTAGACAGTCAATCCAAGATTTTTTTAATAACCGCGAATAGCCAACCTGTAGGAACCCTAAATAGAGATCAAATAATAATAGCTCTTTCTGAAAAAGGCGAGAATACTCCCATAGTCAATGCGATGAACAAAAACTTAGTTTTCTTAAATATAGAAACTCTACTTGCGGATATTTTTGAGTTGGTTTATCATAATAAATCTAATTTGATGTTAGTCATGGAGAACAATCAACTTGTGGGTACTTTGGATACTGAAAATCTTTTAGAGTTTATATTAATTAAAGAAGTAAAACAAAAAGGTGCTTATGCTAATTAA
- a CDS encoding response regulator — translation MKNLNIIVVDNKIDAQSTKDIFLGLNYQSIIYLAENEIEAWSLLQGNTKLSPVPKVIFIDINREGVNGMELLKKIRKHPILKSLLVFVLTNSDSNKNEALDLNIAGFIHKPMDKDKITEVYSILNAYLDIIEFPRDNNKI, via the coding sequence ATGAAGAATTTGAATATTATTGTGGTAGATAATAAAATTGATGCTCAAAGCACAAAAGATATTTTTTTGGGCCTAAACTATCAGTCTATTATTTATTTAGCTGAAAATGAAATTGAGGCATGGTCATTGTTACAAGGTAATACTAAATTAAGTCCAGTACCAAAAGTAATTTTTATAGATATAAATAGAGAAGGAGTAAACGGGATGGAATTATTGAAAAAAATAAGGAAACATCCAATATTAAAATCCCTCTTAGTTTTTGTATTAACCAATTCAGACAGTAACAAGAACGAAGCTTTAGACTTAAACATTGCTGGCTTTATTCATAAGCCTATGGATAAAGATAAAATAACTGAAGTTTACTCTATACTTAATGCATACTTAGACATTATTGAGTTTCCAAGAGATAATAATAAAATATGA
- a CDS encoding response regulator, producing MSEKLVNILLVEDDEVDVMNVKRAFLKNNIKNPLFIAGNGVEALEMLENTIVPLPRIIILDINMPKMNGIEFLKIVRETEKLKNISVFVMTTSNEDSDKIKAYDLNVAGYILKPLSFEKFLMSVSTLKNYWQLCEM from the coding sequence ATGAGTGAAAAATTAGTAAACATTTTATTAGTTGAAGATGACGAAGTAGATGTAATGAATGTTAAAAGAGCATTTTTAAAAAATAATATTAAAAATCCTCTTTTTATAGCTGGAAATGGTGTTGAAGCACTTGAAATGCTTGAAAATACTATAGTTCCTTTACCAAGAATTATTATTTTGGATATAAATATGCCGAAAATGAATGGGATTGAATTTTTGAAAATTGTTAGAGAAACGGAGAAACTGAAAAATATTTCTGTTTTTGTCATGACGACTTCAAATGAAGACAGTGATAAAATTAAAGCCTATGATCTTAATGTCGCAGGTTACATTCTTAAACCATTATCATTTGAAAAATTTCTTATGTCTGTTTCAACATTAAAAAATTATTGGCAGTTATGTGAGATGTAA